Proteins encoded within one genomic window of Lampris incognitus isolate fLamInc1 chromosome 19, fLamInc1.hap2, whole genome shotgun sequence:
- the gyg1b gene encoding glycogenin-1b isoform X3 → MADQAFVTLATNDNYARGAMVLGKSLRNHNTSKKLVTLIGPHVSDPYQSVLKRIFDEVRMVDVLDSGDTAHLAMMKRPDLGVTFTKLHCWTLTHYSKCVFMDADTLVVSNVDELFEREELSAAPDPGWPDCFNSGVFVFCPSMETYGKLLQYCTEHGSFDGGDQGILNGFFSNWATADISKHLPFIYNLSSIAIYTYLPAFKQYGSNAKVVHFLGKTKPWSYTFDPKAKQIKGDAPEAAAHPSFLLEWWMLYSSAVVPMLQQHHGEQPFHSGCVEEETHMSHAQAPPPSLSSEERKQKWEQGQADYMGMDSFENIERKLDAFLK, encoded by the exons ATGGCAG ACCAGGCTTTTGTGACGTTAGCTACCAATGACAACTATGCGAGGGGAGCCATGGTTTTGGGCAAGTCCCTGCGCAACCACAACACATCCAAGAAGCTGGTGACACTCATTGGTCCCCACGTGTCAGACCCCTACCA GTCTGTGCTGAAGAGGATCTTCGATGAGGTGAGGATGGTGGATGTGCTGGACAGTGGCGACACGGCTCACCTAGCTATGATGAAGAGGCCCGACTTGGGTGTGACCTTCACCAAACTCCACTGCTGGACCCTCACACATTACTCCAAATGTGTCTTCATGGACGCAGACACACTG GTGGTCTCAAATGTAGATGAGCTGTTTGAAAGGGAAGAATTGTCAGCTGCTCCTGACCCTGGCTGGCCTGACTGCTTCAACTCTGGCGTGTTTGTCTTCTGTCCGTCGATGGAGACCTATGGCAAACTTCTTCAGTACTGTACAGAGCATGGCAGCTTTGATG GAGGGGACCAAGGCATTTTGAACGGCTTCTTCAGCAACTGGGCGACAGCTGACATCTCAAAACACCTCCCCTTTATCTACAACCTCAGCAGCATAGCCATCTACACTTACCTTCCAGCATTCAAGCA ATATGGTAGCAATGCCAAGGTGGTCCATTTCCTAGGGAAGACCAAGCCATGGAGCTACACGTTCGACCCCAAAGCCAAACAGATCAAGGGAGACGCGCCGGAAGCTGCGGCCCACCCCTCCTTCCTGCTGGAATGGTGGATGCTGTATTCCAGCGCTGTGGTGCCCATGCTCCAGCAGCACCATGGGGAACAGCCTTTCCACTCGGGATGCGTGGAG GAGGAGACCCACATGTCACATGCACAAGCCCCTCCTCCATCCTTGTCTTCGGAGGAGAGGAAGCAGAAGTGGGAGCAGGGACAGGCGGACTACATGGGAATGGACTCATTCGAGAATATCGAGAGGAAGCTTGACGCTTTTCTCAAATAG
- the gyg1b gene encoding glycogenin-1b isoform X1 gives MADQAFVTLATNDNYARGAMVLGKSLRNHNTSKKLVTLIGPHVSDPYQSVLKRIFDEVRMVDVLDSGDTAHLAMMKRPDLGVTFTKLHCWTLTHYSKCVFMDADTLVVSNVDELFEREELSAAPDPGWPDCFNSGVFVFCPSMETYGKLLQYCTEHGSFDGGDQGILNGFFSNWATADISKHLPFIYNLSSIAIYTYLPAFKQYGSNAKVVHFLGKTKPWSYTFDPKAKQIKGDAPEAAAHPSFLLEWWMLYSSAVVPMLQQHHGEQPFHSGCVEQSKSSFPIPLPNCQPNHLIKYTCSDMIIVGNGKEETHMSHAQAPPPSLSSEERKQKWEQGQADYMGMDSFENIERKLDAFLK, from the exons ATGGCAG ACCAGGCTTTTGTGACGTTAGCTACCAATGACAACTATGCGAGGGGAGCCATGGTTTTGGGCAAGTCCCTGCGCAACCACAACACATCCAAGAAGCTGGTGACACTCATTGGTCCCCACGTGTCAGACCCCTACCA GTCTGTGCTGAAGAGGATCTTCGATGAGGTGAGGATGGTGGATGTGCTGGACAGTGGCGACACGGCTCACCTAGCTATGATGAAGAGGCCCGACTTGGGTGTGACCTTCACCAAACTCCACTGCTGGACCCTCACACATTACTCCAAATGTGTCTTCATGGACGCAGACACACTG GTGGTCTCAAATGTAGATGAGCTGTTTGAAAGGGAAGAATTGTCAGCTGCTCCTGACCCTGGCTGGCCTGACTGCTTCAACTCTGGCGTGTTTGTCTTCTGTCCGTCGATGGAGACCTATGGCAAACTTCTTCAGTACTGTACAGAGCATGGCAGCTTTGATG GAGGGGACCAAGGCATTTTGAACGGCTTCTTCAGCAACTGGGCGACAGCTGACATCTCAAAACACCTCCCCTTTATCTACAACCTCAGCAGCATAGCCATCTACACTTACCTTCCAGCATTCAAGCA ATATGGTAGCAATGCCAAGGTGGTCCATTTCCTAGGGAAGACCAAGCCATGGAGCTACACGTTCGACCCCAAAGCCAAACAGATCAAGGGAGACGCGCCGGAAGCTGCGGCCCACCCCTCCTTCCTGCTGGAATGGTGGATGCTGTATTCCAGCGCTGTGGTGCCCATGCTCCAGCAGCACCATGGGGAACAGCCTTTCCACTCGGGATGCGTGGAG CAGTCAAAAAGCAGTTTTCCTATTCCTCTTCCTAATTGTCAACCTAATCATCTGATAAAGTACACGTGCAGTGACATGATCATTGTTGGGAATGGCAAG GAGGAGACCCACATGTCACATGCACAAGCCCCTCCTCCATCCTTGTCTTCGGAGGAGAGGAAGCAGAAGTGGGAGCAGGGACAGGCGGACTACATGGGAATGGACTCATTCGAGAATATCGAGAGGAAGCTTGACGCTTTTCTCAAATAG
- the gyg1b gene encoding glycogenin-1b isoform X2 → MADQAFVTLATNDNYARGAMVLGKSLRNHNTSKKLVTLIGPHVSDPYQSVLKRIFDEVRMVDVLDSGDTAHLAMMKRPDLGVTFTKLHCWTLTHYSKCVFMDADTLVVSNVDELFEREELSAAPDPGWPDCFNSGVFVFCPSMETYGKLLQYCTEHGSFDGGDQGILNGFFSNWATADISKHLPFIYNLSSIAIYTYLPAFKQYGSNAKVVHFLGKTKPWSYTFDPKAKQIKGDAPEAAAHPSFLLEWWMLYSSAVVPMLQQHHGEQPFHSGCVESKSSFPIPLPNCQPNHLIKYTCSDMIIVGNGKEETHMSHAQAPPPSLSSEERKQKWEQGQADYMGMDSFENIERKLDAFLK, encoded by the exons ATGGCAG ACCAGGCTTTTGTGACGTTAGCTACCAATGACAACTATGCGAGGGGAGCCATGGTTTTGGGCAAGTCCCTGCGCAACCACAACACATCCAAGAAGCTGGTGACACTCATTGGTCCCCACGTGTCAGACCCCTACCA GTCTGTGCTGAAGAGGATCTTCGATGAGGTGAGGATGGTGGATGTGCTGGACAGTGGCGACACGGCTCACCTAGCTATGATGAAGAGGCCCGACTTGGGTGTGACCTTCACCAAACTCCACTGCTGGACCCTCACACATTACTCCAAATGTGTCTTCATGGACGCAGACACACTG GTGGTCTCAAATGTAGATGAGCTGTTTGAAAGGGAAGAATTGTCAGCTGCTCCTGACCCTGGCTGGCCTGACTGCTTCAACTCTGGCGTGTTTGTCTTCTGTCCGTCGATGGAGACCTATGGCAAACTTCTTCAGTACTGTACAGAGCATGGCAGCTTTGATG GAGGGGACCAAGGCATTTTGAACGGCTTCTTCAGCAACTGGGCGACAGCTGACATCTCAAAACACCTCCCCTTTATCTACAACCTCAGCAGCATAGCCATCTACACTTACCTTCCAGCATTCAAGCA ATATGGTAGCAATGCCAAGGTGGTCCATTTCCTAGGGAAGACCAAGCCATGGAGCTACACGTTCGACCCCAAAGCCAAACAGATCAAGGGAGACGCGCCGGAAGCTGCGGCCCACCCCTCCTTCCTGCTGGAATGGTGGATGCTGTATTCCAGCGCTGTGGTGCCCATGCTCCAGCAGCACCATGGGGAACAGCCTTTCCACTCGGGATGCGTGGAG TCAAAAAGCAGTTTTCCTATTCCTCTTCCTAATTGTCAACCTAATCATCTGATAAAGTACACGTGCAGTGACATGATCATTGTTGGGAATGGCAAG GAGGAGACCCACATGTCACATGCACAAGCCCCTCCTCCATCCTTGTCTTCGGAGGAGAGGAAGCAGAAGTGGGAGCAGGGACAGGCGGACTACATGGGAATGGACTCATTCGAGAATATCGAGAGGAAGCTTGACGCTTTTCTCAAATAG